From Dreissena polymorpha isolate Duluth1 chromosome 15, UMN_Dpol_1.0, whole genome shotgun sequence, a single genomic window includes:
- the LOC127860942 gene encoding uncharacterized protein LOC127860942 isoform X1 — protein MCMKMDNIPATCILILMLIFLTECRYRISRDTCTWQEAIDRCKEFNGRLATADDFGPLRAWVKSQQTVAFPDENEEVWVGASLERAVWTWADDKHTEFSGSARFYARGGCHSQQSWSSGTPLDDVTPSTCLEHCGWDGSVGLKKDYCLCERDLDNISTTPDAICHIQCADDVTQMCGGYFGVSVYRPDNFSVTWANTQPAFGNDCAMLWKDKKESPPELTSANCDMQTRFLCSFSDDITCGSQSACIRSSSVQNTWNGAMSTCNVLRMRGGNVDDGIVRDLLTLAPGRYWIALRRENRWTWQEVTATSLPAHAFPVVAVSPVLSASGPISASIFLPDDAGTAPDADRKCAALKVLHGNIGLVNKKCSETKHYLCQYDYMTEESDVLPQTDMISVTELKSENISSTTSGSVSHGNDRKSIPSTEAPTIQTGTIEFLGFLGTANTCVYIVLGFVAGMVCILVLGLMVYVIYRCSRPDPTKHKRLGDSRGTETPSVSYSLKDDVVHISPPASDVTYDTVYDNESPFRRNQRLIRMGSANSWRQTHVRGTAVRSDVSDSSSSDYTWRGVIGGKEEVVNTELRHVFPENSIAASCARAEHGPHTIEAQCDVHGDVDGDYDMTDPPGYVQHATVTLRGAGSVRPTEHDVRFLEIRTSRNSDNVENIYATIKKTFEKIQEDIAEQARREGRPLSENQTSLGPR, from the exons ATGTGTATGAAAATGGACAATATACCAGCAACatgtattcttatattgatgtTGATATTTCTGACCG AATGTCGGTACCGTATTTCACGGGACACGTGCACCTGGCAGGAGGCGATCGATAGGTGCAAGGAGTTCAACGGTCGCTTAGCAACTGCGGATGACTTCGGACCTCTTCGAGCATGGGTCAAGTCTCAGCAGACGGTCGCTTTCCCAGATGAAAACGAGGAGGTGTGGGTAGGGGCGAGCCTCGAGCGCGCTGTCTGGACTTGGGCAGACGACAAACACACGGAATTTTCAG GAAGTGCGCGTTTCTACGCACGTGGTGGCTGCCACTCCCAACAGTCCTGGTCGTCAGGCACACCCCTTGATGACGTCACACCGAGCACTTGCCTAGAACACTGTGGATGGGATGGATCGGTGGGGTTGAAG AAGGACTACTGCCTGTGTGAAAGAGACCTCGATAACATCTCGACCACTCCCGACGCCATATGTCATATCCAGTGTGCTGATGACGTCACTCAGATGTGTGGAGGCTACTTCGGAGTGTCCGTGTACAGGCCGG ATAATTTCTCGGTGACTTGGGCGAATACACAACCAGCGTTCGGCAACGATTGTGCGATGTTATGGAAGGACAAGAAAGAATCACCACCAGAACTGACGTCTGCTAACTGCGACATGCAGACACGGTTTTTATGCTCATTTTCTGATGACATCACATGTGGTTCACAGAGCGCGTGTATACGAAGCTCATCCGTGCAAAACACTTGGAATGGCGCGATGTCGACTTGCAACGTATTGCGCATGCGTGGTGGTAACGTAGACGACGGCATCGTCCGGGATCTTTTGACACTGGCCCCTGGACGATACTGGATTGCGCTGCGCAGAGAAAACAGATGGACTTGGCAAGAAG TTACGGCGACTAGTTTACCAGCACACGCTTTTCCTGTGGTAGCTGTGTCACCAGTACTAAGTGCAA GTGGCCCTATTTCGGCGTCGATTTTCCTGCCAGACGACGCCGGGACTGCGCCTGACGCCGACCGGAAGTGTGCCGCGCTAAAGGTTCTGCACGGAAACATCGGCCTCGTGAACAAAAAGTGTTCAGAAACCAAACACTATCTCTGCCAATATG ATTACATGACTGAAGAAAGTGACGTCCTGCCTCAGACAGACATGATATCCGTTACCGAGCTTAAGTCGGAAAACATCAGTTCAACCACTTCCGGTTCCGTCTCTCATGGCAACGACCGGAAGTCGATCCCCAGCACTGAGGCACCTACCATTCAAACCGGTACCATTGAGTTTCTTGGATTTCTGGGAACAGCTAACACAT GCGTGTACATCGTGCTAGGGTTCGTTGCGGGCATGGTGTGCATACTGGTTCTCGGCTTAATGGTCTATGTCATATACAG ATGCAGTCGACCGGATCCTACAAAACATAAGCGGCTGGGCGACTCTCGCGGGACGGAGACACCTAGCGTCAGTTACAGCCTAAAGGACGATGTCGTCCACATCTCTCCGCCGGCCTCTGACGTCACGTACGACACCGTTTACGACAACGAGTCCCCCTTCCGGCGCAACCAGCGTCTTATTCGGATGGGCTCGGCCAACTCGTGGCGGCAGACGCATGTGAGAGGAACCGCCGTGCGCTCCGACGTCTCTGATTCGTCGAGTTCCGATTACACGTGGCGCGGCGTGATTGGTGGTAAAGAGGAGGTGGTAAACACGGAATTGCGTCACGTCTTTCCGGAAAATTCCATAGCGGCGAGCTGCGCACGTGCAGAACATGGCCCGCACACCATTGAAGCGCAGTGTGACGTACACGGTGACGTAGACGGTGATTACGACATGACCGACCCTCCCGGCTACGTACAACACGCTACCGTAACATTGCGCGGCGCGGGTAGTGTCAGGCCGACCGAACACGACGTGAGGTTTCTGGAAATTCGGACATCGCGCAATTCGGATAACGTGGAGAATATATACGCGACAATCAAGAAGACGTTCGAGAAGATCCAAGAAGACATCGCGGAGCAGGCGAGGCGGGAGGGGAGGCCTTTAAGTGAAAACCAGACATCGTTAGGTCCGCGCTAA
- the LOC127860942 gene encoding uncharacterized protein LOC127860942 isoform X3 — MCMKMDNIPATCILILMLIFLTECRYRISRDTCTWQEAIDRCKEFNGRLATADDFGPLRAWVKSQQTVAFPDENEEVWVGASLERAVWTWADDKHTEFSGSARFYARGGCHSQQSWSSGTPLDDVTPSTCLEHCGWDGSVGLKKDYCLCERDLDNISTTPDAICHIQCADDVTQMCGGYFGVSVYRPDNFSVTWANTQPAFGNDCAMLWKDKKESPPELTSANCDMQTRFLCSFSDDITCGSQSACIRSSSVQNTWNGAMSTCNVLRMRGGNVDDGIVRDLLTLAPGRYWIALRRENRWTWQEGGPISASIFLPDDAGTAPDADRKCAALKVLHGNIGLVNKKCSETKHYLCQYDYMTEESDVLPQTDMISVTELKSENISSTTSGSVSHGNDRKSIPSTEAPTIQTGTIEFLGFLGTANTCVYIVLGFVAGMVCILVLGLMVYVIYRCSRPDPTKHKRLGDSRGTETPSVSYSLKDDVVHISPPASDVTYDTVYDNESPFRRNQRLIRMGSANSWRQTHVRGTAVRSDVSDSSSSDYTWRGVIGGKEEVVNTELRHVFPENSIAASCARAEHGPHTIEAQCDVHGDVDGDYDMTDPPGYVQHATVTLRGAGSVRPTEHDVRFLEIRTSRNSDNVENIYATIKKTFEKIQEDIAEQARREGRPLSENQTSLGPR; from the exons ATGTGTATGAAAATGGACAATATACCAGCAACatgtattcttatattgatgtTGATATTTCTGACCG AATGTCGGTACCGTATTTCACGGGACACGTGCACCTGGCAGGAGGCGATCGATAGGTGCAAGGAGTTCAACGGTCGCTTAGCAACTGCGGATGACTTCGGACCTCTTCGAGCATGGGTCAAGTCTCAGCAGACGGTCGCTTTCCCAGATGAAAACGAGGAGGTGTGGGTAGGGGCGAGCCTCGAGCGCGCTGTCTGGACTTGGGCAGACGACAAACACACGGAATTTTCAG GAAGTGCGCGTTTCTACGCACGTGGTGGCTGCCACTCCCAACAGTCCTGGTCGTCAGGCACACCCCTTGATGACGTCACACCGAGCACTTGCCTAGAACACTGTGGATGGGATGGATCGGTGGGGTTGAAG AAGGACTACTGCCTGTGTGAAAGAGACCTCGATAACATCTCGACCACTCCCGACGCCATATGTCATATCCAGTGTGCTGATGACGTCACTCAGATGTGTGGAGGCTACTTCGGAGTGTCCGTGTACAGGCCGG ATAATTTCTCGGTGACTTGGGCGAATACACAACCAGCGTTCGGCAACGATTGTGCGATGTTATGGAAGGACAAGAAAGAATCACCACCAGAACTGACGTCTGCTAACTGCGACATGCAGACACGGTTTTTATGCTCATTTTCTGATGACATCACATGTGGTTCACAGAGCGCGTGTATACGAAGCTCATCCGTGCAAAACACTTGGAATGGCGCGATGTCGACTTGCAACGTATTGCGCATGCGTGGTGGTAACGTAGACGACGGCATCGTCCGGGATCTTTTGACACTGGCCCCTGGACGATACTGGATTGCGCTGCGCAGAGAAAACAGATGGACTTGGCAAGAAG GTGGCCCTATTTCGGCGTCGATTTTCCTGCCAGACGACGCCGGGACTGCGCCTGACGCCGACCGGAAGTGTGCCGCGCTAAAGGTTCTGCACGGAAACATCGGCCTCGTGAACAAAAAGTGTTCAGAAACCAAACACTATCTCTGCCAATATG ATTACATGACTGAAGAAAGTGACGTCCTGCCTCAGACAGACATGATATCCGTTACCGAGCTTAAGTCGGAAAACATCAGTTCAACCACTTCCGGTTCCGTCTCTCATGGCAACGACCGGAAGTCGATCCCCAGCACTGAGGCACCTACCATTCAAACCGGTACCATTGAGTTTCTTGGATTTCTGGGAACAGCTAACACAT GCGTGTACATCGTGCTAGGGTTCGTTGCGGGCATGGTGTGCATACTGGTTCTCGGCTTAATGGTCTATGTCATATACAG ATGCAGTCGACCGGATCCTACAAAACATAAGCGGCTGGGCGACTCTCGCGGGACGGAGACACCTAGCGTCAGTTACAGCCTAAAGGACGATGTCGTCCACATCTCTCCGCCGGCCTCTGACGTCACGTACGACACCGTTTACGACAACGAGTCCCCCTTCCGGCGCAACCAGCGTCTTATTCGGATGGGCTCGGCCAACTCGTGGCGGCAGACGCATGTGAGAGGAACCGCCGTGCGCTCCGACGTCTCTGATTCGTCGAGTTCCGATTACACGTGGCGCGGCGTGATTGGTGGTAAAGAGGAGGTGGTAAACACGGAATTGCGTCACGTCTTTCCGGAAAATTCCATAGCGGCGAGCTGCGCACGTGCAGAACATGGCCCGCACACCATTGAAGCGCAGTGTGACGTACACGGTGACGTAGACGGTGATTACGACATGACCGACCCTCCCGGCTACGTACAACACGCTACCGTAACATTGCGCGGCGCGGGTAGTGTCAGGCCGACCGAACACGACGTGAGGTTTCTGGAAATTCGGACATCGCGCAATTCGGATAACGTGGAGAATATATACGCGACAATCAAGAAGACGTTCGAGAAGATCCAAGAAGACATCGCGGAGCAGGCGAGGCGGGAGGGGAGGCCTTTAAGTGAAAACCAGACATCGTTAGGTCCGCGCTAA
- the LOC127860942 gene encoding uncharacterized protein LOC127860942 isoform X2: MCMKMDNIPATCILILMLIFLTECRYRISRDTCTWQEAIDRCKEFNGRLATADDFGPLRAWVKSQQTVAFPDENEEVWVGASLERAVWTWADDKHTEFSGSARFYARGGCHSQQSWSSGTPLDDVTPSTCLEHCGWDGSVGLKKDYCLCERDLDNISTTPDAICHIQCADDVTQMCGGYFGVSVYRPDNFSVTWANTQPAFGNDCAMLWKDKKESPPELTSANCDMQTRFLCSFSDDITCGSQSACIRSSSVQNTWNGAMSTCNVLRMRGGNVDDGIVRDLLTLAPGRYWIALRRENRWTWQEVTATSLPAHAFPVVAVSPVLSASGPISASIFLPDDAGTAPDADRKCAALKVLHGNIGLVNKKCSETKHYLCQYDYMTEESDVLPQTDMISVTELKSENISSTTSGSVSHGNDRKSIPSTEAPTIQTGVYIVLGFVAGMVCILVLGLMVYVIYRCSRPDPTKHKRLGDSRGTETPSVSYSLKDDVVHISPPASDVTYDTVYDNESPFRRNQRLIRMGSANSWRQTHVRGTAVRSDVSDSSSSDYTWRGVIGGKEEVVNTELRHVFPENSIAASCARAEHGPHTIEAQCDVHGDVDGDYDMTDPPGYVQHATVTLRGAGSVRPTEHDVRFLEIRTSRNSDNVENIYATIKKTFEKIQEDIAEQARREGRPLSENQTSLGPR; encoded by the exons ATGTGTATGAAAATGGACAATATACCAGCAACatgtattcttatattgatgtTGATATTTCTGACCG AATGTCGGTACCGTATTTCACGGGACACGTGCACCTGGCAGGAGGCGATCGATAGGTGCAAGGAGTTCAACGGTCGCTTAGCAACTGCGGATGACTTCGGACCTCTTCGAGCATGGGTCAAGTCTCAGCAGACGGTCGCTTTCCCAGATGAAAACGAGGAGGTGTGGGTAGGGGCGAGCCTCGAGCGCGCTGTCTGGACTTGGGCAGACGACAAACACACGGAATTTTCAG GAAGTGCGCGTTTCTACGCACGTGGTGGCTGCCACTCCCAACAGTCCTGGTCGTCAGGCACACCCCTTGATGACGTCACACCGAGCACTTGCCTAGAACACTGTGGATGGGATGGATCGGTGGGGTTGAAG AAGGACTACTGCCTGTGTGAAAGAGACCTCGATAACATCTCGACCACTCCCGACGCCATATGTCATATCCAGTGTGCTGATGACGTCACTCAGATGTGTGGAGGCTACTTCGGAGTGTCCGTGTACAGGCCGG ATAATTTCTCGGTGACTTGGGCGAATACACAACCAGCGTTCGGCAACGATTGTGCGATGTTATGGAAGGACAAGAAAGAATCACCACCAGAACTGACGTCTGCTAACTGCGACATGCAGACACGGTTTTTATGCTCATTTTCTGATGACATCACATGTGGTTCACAGAGCGCGTGTATACGAAGCTCATCCGTGCAAAACACTTGGAATGGCGCGATGTCGACTTGCAACGTATTGCGCATGCGTGGTGGTAACGTAGACGACGGCATCGTCCGGGATCTTTTGACACTGGCCCCTGGACGATACTGGATTGCGCTGCGCAGAGAAAACAGATGGACTTGGCAAGAAG TTACGGCGACTAGTTTACCAGCACACGCTTTTCCTGTGGTAGCTGTGTCACCAGTACTAAGTGCAA GTGGCCCTATTTCGGCGTCGATTTTCCTGCCAGACGACGCCGGGACTGCGCCTGACGCCGACCGGAAGTGTGCCGCGCTAAAGGTTCTGCACGGAAACATCGGCCTCGTGAACAAAAAGTGTTCAGAAACCAAACACTATCTCTGCCAATATG ATTACATGACTGAAGAAAGTGACGTCCTGCCTCAGACAGACATGATATCCGTTACCGAGCTTAAGTCGGAAAACATCAGTTCAACCACTTCCGGTTCCGTCTCTCATGGCAACGACCGGAAGTCGATCCCCAGCACTGAGGCACCTACCATTCAAACCG GCGTGTACATCGTGCTAGGGTTCGTTGCGGGCATGGTGTGCATACTGGTTCTCGGCTTAATGGTCTATGTCATATACAG ATGCAGTCGACCGGATCCTACAAAACATAAGCGGCTGGGCGACTCTCGCGGGACGGAGACACCTAGCGTCAGTTACAGCCTAAAGGACGATGTCGTCCACATCTCTCCGCCGGCCTCTGACGTCACGTACGACACCGTTTACGACAACGAGTCCCCCTTCCGGCGCAACCAGCGTCTTATTCGGATGGGCTCGGCCAACTCGTGGCGGCAGACGCATGTGAGAGGAACCGCCGTGCGCTCCGACGTCTCTGATTCGTCGAGTTCCGATTACACGTGGCGCGGCGTGATTGGTGGTAAAGAGGAGGTGGTAAACACGGAATTGCGTCACGTCTTTCCGGAAAATTCCATAGCGGCGAGCTGCGCACGTGCAGAACATGGCCCGCACACCATTGAAGCGCAGTGTGACGTACACGGTGACGTAGACGGTGATTACGACATGACCGACCCTCCCGGCTACGTACAACACGCTACCGTAACATTGCGCGGCGCGGGTAGTGTCAGGCCGACCGAACACGACGTGAGGTTTCTGGAAATTCGGACATCGCGCAATTCGGATAACGTGGAGAATATATACGCGACAATCAAGAAGACGTTCGAGAAGATCCAAGAAGACATCGCGGAGCAGGCGAGGCGGGAGGGGAGGCCTTTAAGTGAAAACCAGACATCGTTAGGTCCGCGCTAA
- the LOC127860941 gene encoding sodium-dependent phosphate transport protein 2A-like, producing the protein MVQPQYHKCADKEESKVNIEEYGPVKEVPAKICEPSGEFKNSAHFYIGGATDVEAPPEYQENDPLQGPQGAQCLPRDELADFDNWDDDDADDGVSAASDESGPSWSELGTCARVNRVLVQWVGKAVCLLLLLYLFICSLDFLSSAFRILGGKTAGGVFTQSSLLQNPVAGLMVGILATVLVQSSSTSTSIVVTMVGSGILEVRPAIPIIMGANIGTSVTNTFVSMAQSGDRKEFRRAFAGATVHDMFNWLTVLVLLPLEWATGYLYMLTKAIVDAIHMKSYTGGNQELLKALTEPFTNLIVQVDKKVISKIAEGHSEFMNKSLIQKYCVFEDAEVVLRNASINGTESNYTEANATALDEVPIGKCASLFSQLELSDSVSGVILLVFSLALLCTCLVLMVKLLNSILKGSIAKVIKKTLNADFPGCFSWLTGYVAMLVGAVMTLLVQSSSVFTSALTPLVGIGMIKVERMYPLTLGSNIGTTGTGILAAMAASGDKLPIALQIAFCHLFFNLSGIVLFYPVPALRRLPIRCAKFLGSVTSKYRWFAMAYILMVFLLIPAAIFAISVAGFIPSVCVASVVIPCVLFVVILNILQSKCKSCLPKALQTWDFLPKCLRSLEPIDKVISSVLGLFKRSCPCCTKSCARKPQPTTLGQVVQKHTIAATIAKNIVKDKSIPLKVSPAPSVASSRLLLSRSSTEQSSFARSSV; encoded by the exons ATGGTTCAGCCACAGTATCACAAATGCGCCGACAAAGAGGAAAGTAAAGTGAATATTGAGGAATATGGACCAGTTAAAGAG GTGCCCGCCAAAATATGCGAGCCGTCGGGTGAATTCAAAAACAGCGCCCATTTCTACATCGGTGGCGCAACGGACGTAGAGGCCCCTCCCGAGTACCAGGAAAACGATCCTCTTCAGGGTCCCCAAGGGGCGCAGTGTCTCCCCCGGGACGAGTTAGCCGACTTTGATAACTGGGATGACGACGACGCAGATGACGGCGTTTCTGCCGCCTCCGACGAGAGCGGTCCCAGCTGGTCTG AGCTGGGCACATGCGCACGTGTCAATCGCGTGCTGGTTCAGTGGGTGGGAAAGGCAGTGtgcctgctactgctactgtacCTGTTCATCTGCTCTCTTGATTTCTTGAGCTCCGCCTTTAGAATTCTGGGAGGGAAAACTGCAG GTGGCGTGTTCACCCAGAGCAGCCTGCTGCAGAACCCCGTGGCGGGCCTCATGGTAGGCATACTGGCCACTGTGCTGGTCCAGAGTTCGAGCACCTCCACCTCCATCGTCGTCACCATGGTCGGATCCGGAA TTCTGGAGGTCCGTCCCGCCATTCCAATCATCATGGGAGCCAACATCGGCACGAGCGTCACCAACACATTCGTCTCCATGGCGCAGTCCGGAGACCGGAAGGAGTTCCGGCGGGCGTTCGCCGGCGCCACCGTCCACGACATGTTCAACTGGTTGACCGTCCTCGTACTGCTTCCGTTGGAGTGGGCGACTG GTTACCTGTATATGCTTACGAAGGCTATTGTGGACGCTATCCATATGAAGAGTTACACAGGCGGGAACCAGGAGCTCCTTAAGGCGCTAACGGAACCCTTCACCAACCTAATAGTGCAG GTTGACAAGAAGGTCATTAGCAAGATTGCAGAGGGTCACTCAGAGTTCATGAACAAAAGTCTTATTCAG AAATATTGCGTATTCGAAGATGCCGAAGTTGTACTAAGAAATGCTTCTATTAATGGGACGGAAAGCAACTATACCGAGGCCAACGCCACGGCCCTGGATGAAGTCCCGATCGGAAAAT GTGCGAGCCTATTCAGTCAACTGGAGCTATCCGACAGCGTGTCCGGTGTGATCCTGCTCGTGTTCTCTCTCGCGCTGCTCTGCACGTGCCTGGTGCTCATGGTGAAACTCCTGAACTCCATCTTGAAAG GGTCCATTGCAAAGGTGATCAAAAAGACCCTGAACGCCGACTTCCCCGGATGCTTCTCTTGGCTGACCGGATACGTCGCCATGTTGGTCGGCGCCGTCATGACGCTGCTGGTCCAGAGCAGCTCGGTGTTCACTTCCGCCCTGACGCCCCTGGTCGGGATCGGCATGATCAAAGTGGAACGTATGTATCCACTCACCCTGGGCTCGAACATTGGCACGACGGGGACAGGAATCCTGGCCGCCATGGCCGCTTCCGGTGACAAACTGCCCATCGCTCTGCAGATTGCGTTCTGCCATCTGTTTTTCAACCTCAGCGGAATCGTCCTGTTCTACCCCGTACCTGCATTGCGGAGACTTCCCATCCGATGCGCTAAGTTCCTCGGTAGCGTCACCTCAAAGTACCGCTGGTTCGCCATGGCCTACATTTTAATGGTGTTCCTCCTGATTCCCGCCGCAATCTTCGCCATTTCCGTTGCTGGCTTCATTCCATCTGTATGTGTAGCTTCAGTAGTCATTCCATGCGTTCTTTTCGTCGTCATCTTAAACATCCTGCAATCCAAATGCAAATCATGCTTACCGAAAGCACTCCAAACGTGGGACTTCCTGCCTAAGTGCCTCCGGTCGCTAGAACCCATAGACAAAGTCATCAGCAGCGTTCTCGGACTATTTAAACGCTCGTGTCCGTGTTGCACCAAATCTTGCGCCCGGAAGCCGCAGCCGACGACACTCGGTCAGGTCGTCCAGAAACACACCATCGCGGCCACCATCGCAAAAAACATTGTCAAAGACAAGAGTATTCCTCTAAAGGTCTCACCGGCGCCTTCGGTGGCGTCTTCAAGACTGCTCCTTTCCCGGTCGTCCACAGAGCAGTCGTCGTTCGCACGATCGAGTGTATAG